One genomic segment of Borrelia miyamotoi includes these proteins:
- a CDS encoding HAD family hydrolase — translation MKIKACIFDMDGTLINSIMDIAVSMNLALKKLGYKEIKTDEFNNLIGRGYSKLVENTLKYLKINLNNKHLKDNLYQEFVKEYNQNLSSQTRAYDGIPELLSTLNSLNIPIGILSNKNHEELLIIARDIFKDINFFEIRGYSSRFEAKPDPANALDMIIELNLMPEEIAYIGDSDIDMITAQNVGFLPIGVSWGFRTIDELKKNGAKYILNSPSELLDIIK, via the coding sequence ATGAAAATAAAAGCTTGCATTTTTGACATGGATGGAACTTTAATAAACAGCATTATGGACATTGCAGTTTCAATGAATTTGGCATTAAAAAAGCTAGGATATAAAGAAATTAAAACAGATGAATTTAACAATCTTATTGGAAGAGGATATTCTAAATTAGTAGAGAATACTCTAAAATACCTTAAGATAAACCTAAACAATAAACACCTTAAAGACAATCTTTATCAAGAATTTGTAAAAGAATACAATCAAAATCTTTCTTCCCAAACAAGAGCATATGATGGAATACCAGAACTTTTAAGCACGCTAAATTCACTTAACATTCCTATTGGTATCTTAAGCAATAAAAACCATGAAGAACTATTAATAATAGCAAGAGATATATTTAAAGATATCAACTTTTTTGAAATCAGAGGTTATTCATCAAGATTTGAGGCAAAGCCAGATCCTGCAAATGCACTTGACATGATAATAGAATTAAATCTTATGCCAGAAGAAATAGCATACATCGGAGATAGCGACATTGATATGATAACTGCCCAAAATGTCGGATTCCTACCTATAGGAGTTTCATGGGGATTTAGAACAATAGATGAATTAAAAAAAAATGGAGCAAAATATATCCTAAATAGCCCATCTGAACTTCTGGACATAATCAAATGA
- a CDS encoding ABC transporter permease, with translation MLDALLFIISETLVNSQTLILAGLGGLISEKSGIINIGIEGTMTLGAFVGATFAYYYGSPLFAIIVGGLSGLVLSILHAIFTIFFQSDQIITGMAINFLGPAIAMLLGTFIFGSVSTPPIDIKLPVFLEGVLDKKSLMFQIFGKRYSLHMAIMCVILFHIVFKYTKIGLRIKASGEDPEVVESLGVNVIMIRFFCVLLSGLFAGMSGAVLSTVIASSYTQGIIGGQGFIAIVMLIFGNWQSFGILMGSFLFSFVRTLVVMISQISFFSLMISPKILIILPYVAVILSLMFFAKNNYAPKSLGCPYKKC, from the coding sequence ATGTTAGATGCACTACTATTTATAATCAGTGAAACTCTTGTAAATTCTCAGACCTTAATTTTGGCTGGTCTTGGAGGTCTTATAAGTGAAAAAAGTGGAATAATAAATATTGGTATTGAAGGTACAATGACGCTTGGGGCATTTGTTGGTGCTACTTTTGCATATTATTATGGGAGTCCATTATTTGCAATTATTGTTGGAGGTCTATCAGGACTTGTTCTCTCAATCCTTCATGCCATTTTTACTATTTTTTTTCAATCAGATCAGATAATAACTGGGATGGCTATTAATTTTTTGGGGCCAGCTATTGCCATGTTGCTTGGGACTTTTATTTTTGGTTCTGTTTCAACTCCTCCAATAGATATTAAATTGCCTGTTTTTTTGGAAGGTGTCTTAGATAAAAAGTCTCTTATGTTTCAAATTTTTGGTAAAAGGTATTCACTCCATATGGCAATAATGTGTGTTATTCTTTTTCATATTGTATTTAAATACACTAAAATTGGACTGAGAATTAAAGCTAGTGGTGAGGATCCAGAAGTTGTAGAATCGCTTGGGGTTAATGTTATTATGATTAGGTTTTTTTGTGTACTTTTAAGTGGATTATTTGCGGGAATGTCTGGAGCAGTGCTTTCTACTGTGATTGCTTCAAGTTATACTCAAGGAATTATTGGTGGGCAAGGTTTTATTGCTATTGTCATGTTAATTTTTGGGAATTGGCAATCTTTTGGAATTTTAATGGGTAGTTTTTTATTTTCTTTTGTAAGAACTCTTGTTGTTATGATATCCCAAATTTCTTTTTTTTCTTTAATGATTTCTCCTAAAATATTAATCATTTTACCTTATGTGGCTGTGATTCTGAGTCTTATGTTTTTTGCAAAAAATAATTATGCTCCTAAATCTTTAGGTTGTCCTTATAAAAAATGTTGA
- a CDS encoding hydroxymethylglutaryl-CoA synthase: MKVGISDIRVFLPLNCLDLRVLLENSLYNADENFFRKFNRAIDATFQNAFRFTSTNEDSVTMASSAVKLIFDNNDLKLDKIRLFLGGTETGVDYSKSISSYVYGALKLAGIDLKNNFLTFQVQHACAGSALSLHSAASILSHLDKSEYGIVFSSDIAHYSNMTTAEITQGAGATAVLIEQNPKILSINLSEFGVYTDDVDDFFRPFGSLEAKVKGRYSIECYNKANEEALANFAYKKNMSIKDLFSKYRFILHVPFAKMPIESMHYVLKKYYSEDESERNAYLESIDFYDSVEASKDVGNLYTGSIFLSLMSYLKRVFAKKDISGEKILFCSYGSGNIMVIYELTVEDGAQFVVKTWDIDKILSVKHNANFDEYRDFFENKIVPGESQGFYLKEIRDDGYRVYGYRA; the protein is encoded by the coding sequence ATGAAGGTAGGTATTAGTGATATTAGAGTTTTTTTGCCTTTAAATTGTTTGGATTTACGTGTCCTTTTAGAAAATTCTTTATATAATGCGGATGAAAATTTTTTTAGGAAATTTAATAGAGCAATTGATGCAACTTTTCAAAATGCATTTAGATTTACAAGTACAAATGAAGATAGTGTTACGATGGCTAGCTCTGCTGTTAAGCTAATTTTTGATAATAATGATCTTAAATTAGATAAGATAAGGTTATTCTTAGGAGGAACTGAAACGGGCGTAGACTATTCAAAATCAATTTCATCTTATGTTTATGGGGCTCTTAAGTTAGCTGGTATTGATTTAAAAAACAATTTCTTGACCTTCCAAGTTCAGCATGCATGCGCAGGTTCTGCACTTTCTTTGCACAGTGCTGCAAGTATTTTAAGCCATTTAGATAAATCTGAGTATGGCATAGTATTTTCTAGTGATATTGCACATTATAGTAATATGACCACAGCAGAGATTACTCAGGGAGCTGGAGCAACAGCAGTGCTTATTGAGCAAAATCCAAAGATTTTATCTATCAATCTGTCTGAATTTGGGGTTTATACTGATGATGTTGATGATTTCTTTAGGCCATTTGGAAGTCTTGAGGCTAAAGTAAAAGGACGATATTCTATTGAATGCTATAATAAGGCAAATGAAGAAGCTTTAGCAAATTTTGCATATAAGAAAAATATGAGTATTAAGGATTTATTTTCTAAGTATAGGTTTATTTTACATGTACCTTTTGCAAAAATGCCTATAGAATCGATGCATTATGTTTTAAAAAAATATTATAGTGAGGATGAATCTGAGAGAAATGCTTATTTAGAATCCATAGACTTTTATGATTCTGTTGAGGCTTCTAAAGATGTGGGCAATTTATATACTGGTTCAATATTTTTGTCTTTAATGTCATATTTAAAGCGAGTGTTTGCAAAAAAAGATATTAGTGGAGAGAAAATACTTTTTTGTTCTTATGGTTCTGGTAATATTATGGTTATTTATGAGCTTACAGTTGAAGATGGTGCTCAATTTGTTGTTAAAACCTGGGATATTGATAAAATACTGTCAGTAAAGCACAATGCAAATTTTGATGAGTATAGAGATTTTTTTGAAAATAAGATCGTTCCTGGTGAATCCCAAGGATTTTATTTAAAAGAAATTAGAGATGATGGATACCGGGTTTATGGGTATCGAGCCTAA
- a CDS encoding response regulator: protein MIQKTTIATDSLTKPKGINYDTGVPFNVLIVDDSVFTVKQLTQIFTSEGFNIIDTAADGEEAVIKYKNYYPNIDVVTLDITMPKMDGITCLSNIMEFDANAKIIMISALGKEQLVKDCLIKGAKTFIVKPLDRAKVLQRVMSVFVK from the coding sequence ATGATCCAGAAAACTACAATTGCTACGGATTCTTTAACTAAACCAAAGGGGATTAATTATGATACAGGAGTTCCTTTTAATGTTTTAATTGTAGATGATTCAGTTTTTACTGTAAAGCAGCTTACACAAATTTTTACTTCTGAAGGGTTCAATATTATTGATACTGCTGCTGATGGTGAGGAGGCTGTGATCAAATATAAGAATTATTATCCTAACATTGATGTTGTTACTCTTGATATTACTATGCCCAAGATGGATGGGATAACTTGTCTTTCTAATATTATGGAATTTGATGCAAATGCTAAAATAATAATGATTTCTGCTTTGGGAAAAGAACAGTTGGTTAAGGATTGTTTGATTAAAGGTGCAAAGACGTTTATTGTAAAGCCTCTTGATAGAGCTAAGGTTCTTCAAAGAGTCATGTCTGTATTTGTTAAATGA
- a CDS encoding methyl-accepting chemotaxis protein, producing the protein MKLKVRILLIVSISISIFISILFIIFGLLINSSLVDQQLDLMQNFIGNVKDSLTIYLSSMEKRAKINSMYLDSLAKFESMNKNKSKRIEAILDQVEILGKTSKGDNLMITNKKGEVVLTTAVRDNSDYGVSVADKEYFAKLRETTSIYNSSVLLADYGSVEAVLMKDISKIRNKAGQIPYLLIGLPLKDYETGYIFGYFMLFHSLDYIYNSFKGITFGALGSGRAMVFDKAGSFLVHHKWLPGDNLINANSYYNDVVKNTYEDLIQKNKEISLKNYMDPYGKKFVGIAKKVQCQLSNFPFIVYIRANVNDFYYMSRLTNLILGISFVITLIILGLVTIYLVGKLSSSLNRILVYSERLASGDFTVSNNPLEWETLELYELYENLELLRSKFSSLARGVNENLDYLYENAIQVANASQNLSSGAVEQASTLEEMTANIEQISQGVTENTGNASTTESIAVSTNERTKEGHKSVVKAIEAMKIITDKISVIDEITRQTNLLALNASIEAARVGNKGKGFEVVAAEVRKLADQSKESAREIIDIAQESLTIASKAGNNFEQIVPGMEETAKLVKNITCESSNQSNQIEQFKNAIEQVSQLVQTTASSSEELSAMSERMLESVKHLKESVDYFKINQ; encoded by the coding sequence ATGAAGCTGAAAGTTAGGATATTGCTTATTGTTAGTATTTCTATATCAATTTTTATTTCTATATTGTTTATCATATTTGGGTTGTTGATTAATTCTAGTTTAGTAGATCAACAGTTAGATCTTATGCAAAATTTTATTGGGAATGTCAAAGATTCTTTAACGATTTATCTTTCCTCAATGGAAAAAAGGGCAAAAATTAATTCAATGTATTTAGATTCTTTAGCTAAATTTGAATCAATGAATAAGAATAAGTCTAAAAGAATAGAAGCTATTTTAGATCAAGTTGAGATCTTGGGAAAAACAAGCAAAGGCGATAATCTGATGATAACGAATAAGAAGGGTGAAGTAGTATTGACTACTGCTGTTAGAGATAATAGTGATTATGGTGTTTCTGTTGCAGATAAGGAATACTTTGCTAAGTTAAGGGAAACTACTTCTATTTATAACTCTTCTGTTCTTTTGGCAGATTATGGATCTGTTGAAGCGGTTTTAATGAAAGATATTTCTAAAATAAGAAATAAGGCGGGACAAATTCCTTATTTGTTAATAGGACTTCCTTTAAAGGATTATGAAACCGGTTATATTTTTGGTTATTTTATGCTCTTTCATTCACTTGATTATATTTATAACTCGTTTAAAGGTATTACTTTTGGCGCATTGGGTAGTGGCCGGGCTATGGTATTTGATAAAGCAGGTTCATTTCTTGTTCATCATAAATGGTTGCCTGGTGATAACTTAATTAATGCTAATTCGTACTACAATGATGTGGTTAAAAATACGTATGAAGATTTAATTCAAAAAAATAAGGAAATTAGCTTAAAAAATTACATGGATCCTTATGGAAAAAAGTTTGTTGGAATTGCGAAAAAAGTGCAATGTCAGTTATCTAATTTTCCTTTTATAGTATATATACGAGCTAATGTTAATGATTTTTATTATATGTCTAGACTGACTAATTTAATTTTGGGAATAAGTTTTGTCATTACTTTAATTATTCTTGGATTGGTTACTATTTATCTTGTAGGAAAGCTTAGTTCTTCTTTAAATAGAATTTTAGTTTATTCTGAAAGACTGGCTTCTGGAGATTTTACTGTTTCAAATAATCCTTTAGAATGGGAAACCTTAGAACTTTATGAATTGTATGAAAATTTAGAACTTTTGAGGTCTAAATTTTCGTCTCTTGCAAGAGGAGTTAATGAGAATCTTGATTATCTTTATGAGAATGCAATTCAGGTAGCAAATGCTAGTCAAAATTTGAGTTCTGGAGCAGTTGAACAAGCGTCTACATTAGAAGAGATGACGGCAAACATTGAGCAGATATCTCAGGGTGTTACCGAGAATACTGGGAATGCGTCTACTACCGAGAGTATTGCTGTTAGTACTAATGAGAGAACCAAAGAGGGACATAAGTCTGTTGTTAAAGCCATTGAGGCGATGAAAATTATTACAGATAAAATAAGCGTTATTGATGAGATAACCCGACAAACTAATTTACTTGCTTTAAATGCTTCTATTGAGGCTGCTAGGGTAGGAAATAAGGGAAAAGGTTTTGAAGTTGTTGCTGCTGAGGTCAGAAAGCTTGCTGATCAAAGCAAGGAGTCTGCTAGAGAAATTATTGATATTGCGCAGGAAAGTTTAACTATTGCAAGTAAAGCAGGTAATAATTTTGAACAGATTGTTCCTGGAATGGAGGAAACAGCTAAACTTGTTAAGAATATTACTTGTGAGAGTTCTAACCAGAGTAATCAAATTGAACAGTTTAAGAATGCAATAGAACAAGTTAGTCAGTTGGTTCAAACAACAGCATCAAGTAGCGAAGAACTCTCAGCAATGTCTGAGAGAATGTTGGAAAGTGTTAAACATTTGAAGGAATCAGTAGATTATTTTAAGATTAATCAATAA
- a CDS encoding chemotaxis protein CheX produces the protein MRIDYIEPFLDAASSVLRDMLLVEDIQMGSPGLKSINQKIKGVSVIVGLAGSVEGSIVIDMDIATALFVASKLNFEEYTDFDDEETKEMVAATLTEVGNIIAGNFVTTLHAKGFIFDITPPAFIYGENMKISNKGSEALIVPFTLPDGKIIEVNIAIRERV, from the coding sequence ATGAGAATAGATTATATAGAACCATTTTTAGATGCTGCTTCTTCAGTTTTAAGAGATATGTTGCTTGTTGAGGATATTCAGATGGGTAGTCCTGGACTTAAGTCGATAAATCAAAAAATAAAAGGGGTTTCTGTAATTGTAGGGCTTGCAGGTTCTGTTGAAGGTAGCATTGTTATTGATATGGATATTGCTACGGCTCTTTTTGTCGCCTCTAAGTTAAATTTTGAGGAGTATACTGATTTTGATGATGAAGAAACTAAGGAGATGGTAGCTGCGACTCTTACGGAAGTTGGTAATATTATTGCTGGTAATTTTGTTACTACTTTGCATGCTAAAGGCTTTATATTTGATATAACCCCACCAGCTTTTATTTATGGGGAAAATATGAAAATAAGTAATAAGGGTTCTGAGGCATTAATAGTACCTTTTACTTTGCCAGATGGTAAAATTATAGAAGTTAATATTGCAATAAGAGAGAGGGTTTGA
- a CDS encoding ABC transporter ATP-binding protein: protein MQDILILDKVTKRYGDFIANDNVCISFKKGRIHAILGENGAGKTTLMKTIYGIHKPDSGKIFLRGKELQLKDSSESILNGIGMVFQHFMLIPRFTALQNIVLGYEDTRFGFINYALARKKILKLSEKYGLKVDIDSLIENLGVGMGQKIEILKVLYRNSDIIIFDEPTAVLTPNEVDEFMNIVRTLAMEGHTVILITHKIKEIKTVAHKCTVMRLGKVVGTFDVAEVDDKILASLMICKETSLDISKKQIVYHKNILEIRDLNVKDERDVLKVKNVNFNLRDGEIFGIAGIEGSGQEELVEAILGVKNVFSGDILKRRVDGKFESIKGLSVRQIIDKKIGHIPSDRQKHGLILDFNIFQNIGLKSFDDANYLKIKSSNVVGNGRSRFEFLNAVKKQFVNFDLGALKKISEQLAVSFDIRPRDILSKVRNLSGGNQQKVIIAREINLKPEILLAVHPTRGLDIGAIENVYQKIMKQRDEGMTVLLVSLELYELMKICDRIAVMYDGRIVDVLEDNFDAGVIGKMMMGVV from the coding sequence ATGCAAGATATACTGATTTTAGATAAAGTTACTAAGCGGTATGGCGATTTTATTGCAAATGATAATGTTTGTATAAGCTTTAAAAAGGGTAGAATACATGCAATTCTTGGTGAAAATGGTGCTGGCAAAACTACTTTAATGAAGACTATTTATGGGATTCATAAGCCAGATAGTGGGAAAATTTTTTTAAGAGGAAAGGAACTACAACTTAAAGATTCAAGCGAGTCCATTTTGAATGGTATTGGAATGGTTTTCCAACATTTTATGTTAATTCCAAGATTTACAGCTTTGCAAAATATTGTCTTAGGGTATGAAGATACAAGGTTTGGTTTTATTAATTATGCTCTTGCTAGAAAGAAGATACTTAAACTTTCTGAAAAATATGGTTTAAAAGTAGATATTGATAGTCTGATTGAAAATTTAGGTGTTGGGATGGGACAAAAAATAGAAATACTTAAAGTCCTTTATAGAAACTCAGATATTATTATTTTTGATGAACCTACAGCGGTGCTTACACCTAATGAGGTTGATGAATTCATGAATATTGTAAGAACATTGGCAATGGAAGGGCATACTGTAATACTTATTACACACAAAATAAAAGAAATAAAGACTGTGGCACACAAGTGTACAGTTATGCGTCTTGGAAAAGTAGTTGGAACTTTTGATGTTGCTGAGGTTGATGATAAAATCCTTGCTAGTTTGATGATATGCAAAGAAACTTCTCTTGATATTTCCAAGAAGCAGATTGTTTATCACAAAAACATTCTTGAGATTAGAGACTTAAATGTTAAAGATGAACGAGATGTTTTAAAGGTTAAGAATGTGAATTTTAATCTTAGAGATGGTGAAATTTTTGGAATAGCTGGCATTGAAGGAAGTGGTCAAGAAGAATTAGTTGAAGCAATTCTTGGAGTTAAGAATGTCTTTAGTGGAGACATCCTTAAGAGGAGAGTTGATGGTAAGTTTGAATCAATAAAGGGTCTTAGTGTAAGACAAATAATAGATAAAAAAATTGGCCATATCCCATCTGATAGACAAAAACATGGTCTTATTTTAGACTTTAATATTTTTCAAAATATTGGGCTTAAGAGTTTTGATGATGCAAATTATTTAAAAATTAAGAGTAGTAATGTTGTAGGTAATGGTAGATCAAGATTTGAGTTCTTAAATGCTGTTAAGAAACAGTTCGTTAACTTTGATTTAGGCGCTCTTAAAAAAATAAGTGAGCAGCTTGCAGTATCATTTGATATTAGACCAAGGGATATTTTGAGTAAAGTTAGAAATTTATCTGGGGGTAATCAACAGAAAGTAATTATTGCACGTGAAATTAATTTGAAGCCTGAAATTTTATTAGCAGTTCATCCTACAAGGGGACTTGATATAGGTGCTATTGAAAATGTTTATCAAAAGATAATGAAGCAAAGGGATGAAGGAATGACAGTTCTTCTTGTATCTCTTGAACTTTATGAGCTTATGAAAATTTGTGATAGGATAGCTGTAATGTATGATGGGAGAATTGTGGATGTTTTGGAGGATAATTTTGATGCTGGTGTTATTGGTAAAATGATGATGGGAGTGGTTTGA
- the mnmA gene encoding tRNA 2-thiouridine(34) synthase MnmA, giving the protein MKIAVLLSGGVDSSVALYTMIKKGCKNIKCYYLKIWLEDELSYIGNCPWKEDINYVEAVCKKFDVPYEIISLQDEYYNTIVTYAIEELKLGNTPSPDIFCNQRIKFGVFFDKLNENYNLIVTGHYAKIENKNNNYILKQAKDKIKDQSYFLSHLSREQISKLHFPLGNLLKTEIRQIAHKIDLPNKNRKDSQGICFLGKIKYNEFIKYHLGELKGNIIEKETSKILGTHNGYWFFTIGQRKGLKLNNGPWFVVEKDIQNNIIYISNSKNYLRQGKQQFIVHKTNWINRPSNHDNLNAKIRHGEKKIKCKIAMLKNDFIKVTLEEKDYGISPGQFCIFYQEDECLGGAKILKTLT; this is encoded by the coding sequence ATGAAAATAGCAGTACTTCTATCTGGCGGAGTAGATAGCTCTGTAGCTCTTTATACAATGATAAAAAAAGGCTGTAAGAACATAAAATGTTATTATCTAAAAATATGGCTTGAAGATGAACTTTCCTACATTGGAAACTGCCCTTGGAAAGAAGATATTAATTATGTAGAGGCTGTGTGTAAAAAATTCGATGTACCATATGAAATCATTAGTCTACAAGATGAATATTATAACACAATAGTAACTTATGCTATTGAAGAATTAAAGCTTGGGAATACCCCAAGTCCAGATATATTCTGCAACCAAAGAATAAAATTTGGAGTATTCTTTGACAAGCTCAATGAAAATTATAATTTAATTGTTACAGGACACTATGCCAAAATAGAAAATAAAAATAACAATTACATACTTAAACAAGCCAAAGATAAAATAAAAGATCAAAGCTATTTCTTATCTCATCTGTCTAGAGAACAAATATCAAAATTGCACTTTCCATTAGGAAACCTATTAAAAACTGAAATAAGACAAATAGCACATAAAATAGATCTGCCTAATAAAAATAGAAAAGACAGTCAGGGAATTTGTTTTCTTGGAAAAATCAAATACAACGAATTTATAAAATATCATTTAGGAGAACTTAAAGGTAATATCATAGAAAAAGAAACGAGCAAAATACTTGGAACACATAATGGATATTGGTTTTTTACAATTGGACAAAGGAAAGGTCTCAAACTTAACAATGGACCATGGTTTGTCGTAGAAAAAGACATTCAAAATAACATCATTTACATCTCAAACAGCAAAAACTACTTAAGACAAGGGAAACAACAATTTATAGTACACAAAACAAACTGGATAAATCGACCATCAAATCACGATAACTTAAATGCCAAAATAAGACATGGAGAGAAAAAAATAAAATGCAAAATAGCAATGTTAAAAAACGATTTCATAAAGGTTACCCTAGAAGAAAAAGACTATGGAATCTCACCTGGACAATTCTGCATATTTTATCAAGAAGATGAATGCCTGGGCGGAGCTAAAATCCTCAAAACACTAACATAA
- a CDS encoding methyl-accepting chemotaxis protein yields MLKIKHKFIGFLFLYLLITILFFSLIFKFVLGNYLESYYKQFTRLQLRRAAFFMQSLLDTFYIVIDGASSTLALESIQEYSSFKNGGRGFSEVDCNWLAENSKMVIDTLKMDKRYRSRLYEILLDLKLNSFYEEFAFLDFDGKVIVTTRHENNIDFGQSEASASYIKKSLESYEKNKLKFIGWYSDLTEGIAGEIAVRSHYADKKASAIVVPVYSAEDKIVFGYLVGYLLDDIIRDKLDRVRFGFYNRGNLSYLDPHNNLVNPLIEYREGSKVSDKFIGTLKNTLSKPPRKPAVSTEIPVYQVERAYFPEMKLYNYFAILPISSELGKNSGILIARIPYEDIYGVVDSLAFKFIACSILGIIILVVIFAVKAETIISSRLNLVGKLVKEIVQGNLDKSYVIDGDKYSDELSSLGLQIIKMRNAIADAVVSVLKNINYVNKASLEVANSSQNLSSSSLQQASTLEEMSANIEQISAGVKMSANNSRETEQIALITNENAQIGGKAVEESVMAMQAIVEKVSVIEEIARKTNLLALNAAIEAARAGEEGKGFAVVASEIRKLADLSKESALEIGELVDKNSKLAAEAGLIFKEMLPEIEKTTDLVKKISEGSYKQNEQIMQFKMALDQVEEVVQASASSSEELSSMADRMLEKAKELRQVISCFKIKDFEVGTSDEFSSIEDGVMIKDLASLNVKDNSSLGDSQNDNIHGDLTVSHNKSINKRVDPKKAIDVADKDLDFDEDFSDF; encoded by the coding sequence ATGTTGAAAATTAAGCATAAGTTCATTGGATTTTTGTTTTTATATTTATTGATAACTATATTGTTTTTCTCTTTGATTTTTAAATTTGTTTTGGGTAATTATTTAGAAAGTTATTATAAGCAATTTACAAGATTGCAATTAAGACGAGCTGCCTTTTTTATGCAGTCTTTGTTGGATACATTTTATATCGTAATTGATGGTGCAAGTTCTACTTTAGCTCTTGAGAGTATACAAGAATATTCTTCTTTTAAGAATGGTGGGCGTGGTTTTTCAGAAGTCGATTGTAACTGGCTTGCAGAAAATTCTAAAATGGTTATTGATACTTTAAAGATGGATAAAAGATATCGAAGTCGATTATATGAGATATTATTGGATTTAAAACTTAATAGTTTCTATGAAGAATTTGCATTTCTTGATTTTGATGGTAAAGTAATTGTTACGACAAGACATGAAAATAATATAGATTTTGGTCAGTCTGAAGCAAGTGCTAGCTATATTAAGAAATCTTTAGAAAGTTATGAAAAGAATAAATTAAAGTTTATTGGCTGGTATTCTGATCTTACTGAGGGGATAGCAGGAGAGATTGCTGTGAGATCTCACTATGCGGATAAGAAAGCTTCTGCTATAGTTGTTCCTGTGTATTCAGCAGAAGATAAAATTGTTTTTGGTTATTTAGTAGGTTATTTACTCGATGATATTATAAGAGATAAATTGGATAGAGTTAGATTTGGTTTTTATAATAGAGGAAATTTATCCTATTTAGATCCGCATAATAATCTTGTTAATCCTTTAATAGAATATCGTGAGGGTTCTAAGGTTAGTGATAAATTTATTGGTACTTTAAAGAATACATTATCCAAGCCTCCTAGAAAACCTGCTGTGTCAACTGAGATACCAGTTTATCAAGTTGAGAGAGCTTATTTTCCAGAGATGAAGTTGTATAATTATTTTGCCATATTGCCTATTAGCAGTGAGCTTGGGAAAAATAGCGGAATTCTTATTGCAAGAATTCCTTATGAAGATATTTATGGTGTTGTTGACAGTTTGGCTTTTAAATTTATTGCATGTTCTATTTTAGGAATTATCATATTGGTTGTTATTTTTGCAGTAAAGGCAGAAACAATTATTAGTTCTAGGTTGAATCTGGTTGGAAAATTAGTGAAAGAAATAGTTCAAGGTAATTTAGATAAAAGTTATGTTATTGATGGTGATAAATATTCTGATGAGCTTAGTTCATTAGGCTTGCAAATTATTAAAATGAGAAATGCTATTGCGGATGCTGTTGTAAGTGTACTTAAGAACATTAATTATGTTAATAAAGCAAGTCTTGAAGTTGCTAATTCAAGTCAAAACTTAAGTTCTAGTTCATTACAGCAAGCTTCAACGCTTGAAGAAATGTCAGCTAATATTGAACAAATATCAGCTGGAGTGAAGATGAGTGCGAATAATTCCCGAGAAACAGAGCAAATCGCATTGATTACTAATGAAAATGCTCAAATAGGGGGTAAGGCTGTTGAGGAATCTGTTATGGCTATGCAAGCCATTGTTGAGAAGGTTAGTGTTATTGAGGAGATAGCTAGAAAAACTAATTTGCTTGCTTTAAATGCGGCTATTGAAGCTGCAAGAGCTGGGGAGGAAGGCAAAGGATTTGCTGTTGTGGCAAGTGAAATTAGGAAGCTTGCTGATCTTAGTAAGGAGTCTGCTCTTGAGATTGGTGAACTGGTTGATAAAAATTCTAAATTGGCAGCAGAGGCTGGATTGATCTTTAAAGAAATGTTACCTGAAATAGAAAAAACCACTGATCTTGTAAAGAAGATTTCTGAGGGAAGCTATAAGCAAAATGAGCAAATTATGCAGTTTAAAATGGCCCTTGATCAGGTTGAAGAAGTTGTTCAGGCTTCAGCATCAAGCAGTGAAGAGCTTTCAAGTATGGCTGATAGAATGCTTGAAAAGGCCAAAGAGCTTAGACAGGTAATATCTTGTTTCAAGATTAAAGATTTTGAGGTTGGTACTTCTGATGAATTTAGCTCTATTGAGGATGGTGTTATGATTAAAGATCTTGCTTCTTTAAATGTAAAAGATAATTCCTCTTTAGGAGATAGTCAAAATGATAATATACATGGCGATTTAACTGTAAGTCATAATAAGTCTATTAATAAGAGGGTAGATCCTAAAAAAGCTATTGATGTTGCCGATAAGGACTTAGATTTTGATGAGGACTTTTCAGATTTTTAG